In Fusobacteria bacterium ZRK30, the DNA window AACTTAATCAAAATTTAATCACATTTTGAATATCCACAAGCTCTGCAAGAATAACATCCACCGGATATTTCTAATTTTTCCCCACACTCAGGGCAGACTGCATTATGGTTGTATATTTCATCTGTTTCTTCATTAAACTTCTCTTCTTTCTGCTTTATAAAAGCCTGTGCAGCTTCATAGTCTTTTAATCCCATTTCAGTTTCAAATTCCTTTAATATATTTAAGATGGCAAGTGGACAGGTATCACCTTTAGATAATTTTTTCCCTACAGCATTTCCTCCTGCAAAAGCAGGACAACCACTAATACCTTCAATTGACTTTTCCAGCATAAATAAGTTTCCTCCTAACCTAAGCATACCGGACATAAATATAGCCACCGCTTGAATATTTTTTTCACAACCACCAGATCCACTCCTTATTACATAGAGGTCCTGAATCTTATTTTCACTTGGAGAATATCCAATCATTACCTTTAATTTTCCACAGCCAATCCGTAAATTTTTAGGGTAATATATTGTATCTTCAGCTATACTTTTTAATTCTCCCCTAGAAAGTTCTAAAGTCTCTTCTTCCTCTTGTTCTCCCAATGTCAGTATTCCCTCACGGGCACATCCAGATCGGTATACTGTAACTCCTTTTAATCCTAACTCCCAAGCTTTTAGATAGATATTTTCAACCTCTTCTATGGTAGTTTTATTTATTAGATTTACAGTGGAGGAGATACTGGCATCTATTCTATTCTGCCAAGTAGCCTGCATTTCCAATCTTTCAATAGGATCTAAATTTTGAGCTGTTATAAAAGATTCAGGCAGATCTTCAATACTCTCGATATCGTATCTTTCCATATATTGTTTTGCAATTGGAGCAAAAACTTCATAAAATACATCCTCACCATGCAAACTTTCAGTTTTTCTTATATAGGAAAAGGCAAAGTTAGGTTCGATTCCAGTGCTCATCTGTAGCATAGTACCGATAGATCCTGTAGGAGCTATTGTAAGTAACTGGGAATTTCTTAATCCATATTTTTTTATTAATTCTATAACTTCATCATCGGAGTTTTCAATTAAAAATGGTGACTTTAAAATTGTCTCTAAATCAAATTTAGGATAAGCTCCATCTTCTTTTGCAAGGATGGCACTCTCTTTGAGAGCTTCAGTGATAATGATCTTTCCCAGAGTATCACAAAACTCTATAGATTCAGGAGAGCCGTATCTGAGGTCCATCTGGATAAGGAGGTCTCCTACTCCTAAAATACCTAATCCTATCTGTCTCCAATCGGCTACTGATTCCCTT includes these proteins:
- a CDS encoding adenosylcobalamin-dependent ribonucleoside-diphosphate reductase — protein: MNEVKWLGEENILGQDIWRKKYKYSDETFKEWLERISNGNLLLKEAIVNKEFIFAGRILANRGLHKLGRKITYSNCYVLTPPEDNLESIFETAKKLARTFSYGGGCGIDISNLRPRGTVVNNSAMETTGSVSFMDLYNLTTEIIGQNGRRGALMLSLSIDHPDIQDFIGIKGDLSKVQKANISVRMTDEFMEKVKKDELFTLKFEVLDTDEVMEKEVRARELFKELARQNWNYAEPGMLFWDRISNWNLLSEDENFEFAGTNPCAEEPLPAGGSCLLGSLVLPSFLNKTKDEFEFDRLKKAVRIGVRALNEVLDEGLPLHPLKEQRESVADWRQIGLGILGVGDLLIQMDLRYGSPESIEFCDTLGKIIITEALKESAILAKEDGAYPKFDLETILKSPFLIENSDDEVIELIKKYGLRNSQLLTIAPTGSIGTMLQMSTGIEPNFAFSYIRKTESLHGEDVFYEVFAPIAKQYMERYDIESIEDLPESFITAQNLDPIERLEMQATWQNRIDASISSTVNLINKTTIEEVENIYLKAWELGLKGVTVYRSGCAREGILTLGEQEEEETLELSRGELKSIAEDTIYYPKNLRIGCGKLKVMIGYSPSENKIQDLYVIRSGSGGCEKNIQAVAIFMSGMLRLGGNLFMLEKSIEGISGCPAFAGGNAVGKKLSKGDTCPLAILNILKEFETEMGLKDYEAAQAFIKQKEEKFNEETDEIYNHNAVCPECGEKLEISGGCYSCRACGYSKCD